The Colwellia sp. M166 genome segment GTAATCAACCCGGTAGTAAGTTTTTACTTTTACGAGTTAAATTTATTACCACTCTTATTCAAGACACACTTTGTGTGCGTGAAAATGTCAGACTTTACAATTGCTGTGGATTAGTCTCCGCGGTGTACCAAATAGGAAACTACTTGGGGTTGTATGGTTAAGTGACTAAGCGTATGTGGTGGATGCCTTGGCAGTTAGAGGCGATGAAGGACGTGTTAATCTGCGAAAAGCTTTGGTGAGGTGATAAAAACCGTTATAGCCAAAGATGTCCGAATGGGGAAACCCACCCAAGGTAACTTGGGTATCGTTAAGTGAATACATAGCTTAACGAGGCGAACCGGGAGAACTGAAACATCTAAGTACCCCGAGGAAAAGAAATCAACCGAGATTTCCTTAGTAGCGGCGAGCGAACGGGAATTAGCCCTTAAGTGGTTTGTAAGTTAGTGGAATCTACTGGAAAGTAGAGCGATACAGGGTGATAGCCCCGTACACGAAAATAAACTTATCATGAAATCGAGTAGGTCGGCACACGTGAAACGTTGACTGAACATGGGGGGACCATCCTCCAAGGCTAAATACTCCTAACTGACCGATAGTGAACCAGTACCGTGAGGGAAAGGCGAAAAGAACCCCTGTGAGGGGAGTGAAATAGAACCTGAAACCGCATACGTACAAGCAGTGAGAGCTAGATTTAGTCTAGTGATTGCGTACCTTTTGTATAATGGGTCAGCGACTTATATTCTGTAGCAAGGTTAACCGAATAGGGGAGCCGTAGCGAAAGCGAGTGTTAACTGCGCGTTTAGTTGCAGGGTATAGACCCGAAACCCGGCGATCTACCCATGGGCAGGTTGAAGGTTGAGTAACATCAACTGGAGGACCGAACACACGTATGTTGAAAAATGCGGTGATGACTTGTGGGTCGGAGTGAAAGGCTAATCAAGCCGGGAGATAGCTGGTTCTCCCCGAAATCTATTTAGGTAGAGCCTCGCACGAACACCATTGGGGGTAGAGCACTGTTAAGGCTAGGGGGTCATCCCGACTTACCAACCCTTTGCAAACTCCGAATACCAATGAGTGATATGCGGGAGACACACTACGGGTGCTAACGTCCGTTGTGAAGAGGGAAACAACCCAGACCGCCAGCTAAGGTCCCAAAGTACTAGTTAAGTGGGAAACGATGTGGAAAGGCATAGACAGCTAGGAGGTTGGCTTAGAAGCAGCCATCCTTTAAAGAAAGCGTAATAGCTCACTAGTCGAGTCGGTCTGCGCGGAAGATGTAACGGGGCTAAACTAGTCACCGAAGCTGCGGATTTGTTCTTTAGGAACAAGTGGTAGGGGAGCGTTCTGTAAGCCGTTGAAGGTGAGTTGTAAAGCTTGCTGGAGGTATCAGAAGTGCGAATGCTGACATGAGTAACGATAAGGGGAGTGAAAAACTCCCCCGCCGAAAGACCAAGGTTTCCTGTCCCATGTTAATCAGGGCAGGGTAAGTCGGCCCCTAAGGCGAGGCGGAAACGCGTAGTCGATGGGAAACAGATTAATATTTCTGTACTTCTATATATTGCGAAGGAGGGACGGAGTAGGCTAGGTGAGCACGGCGTTGGTAGTCCGTGTGAAAGTATGTAGGCGGTTATCTTAGGTAAATCCGGGATTTCATTTAAACGCTGAGATACGAGACGAGTCTCCAAGGAGATGAAGTCATTGATGCCATGCTTCCAGGAAAAGCTTCTAAGCTTCAGATATATAGGAACCGTACCCCAAACCGACACAGGTGGTTAGGTAGAGAATACTAAGGCGCTTGAGAGAACTCGGGTGAAGGAACTAGGCAAAATAGTACCGTAACTTCGGGAGAAGGTACGCTCTCTAATGTGAATGACTTGCTCAGTAAGCAATGGAGAGTCGAAGTAACCAGGTGGCTGGAACTGTTTATTAAAAACACAGCACTGTGCAAAATCGAAAGATGACGTATACGGTGTGACGCCTGCCCGGTGCCGGAAGGTTAATTGATTGGGTTAGTCCTCGGACGAAGCTCATGATCGAAGCCCCGGTAAACGGCGGCCGTAACTATAACGGTCCTAAGGTAGCGAAATTCCTTGTCGGGTAAGTTCCGACCTGCACGAATGGCGTAATCATGGCCACACTGTCTCCACCCGAGACTCAGTGAAATTGAAATTGCGGTTAAGATGCCGTATACCCGCGGCTAGACGGAAAGACCCCGTGAACCTTTACTATAGCTTGACAGTGAACATTGCTCCTACATGTGTAGGATAGGTGGGAGGCTTTGAAACCATGTCGCTAGATGTGGTGGAGCCAACCTTGAAATACCACCCTTGTATGCGTGATGTTCTAACCTAGGGCCCTTATCGGGCTTGGGGACACTGTCTGGTGGGTAGTTTGACTGGGGCGGTCTCCTCCTAAAGAGTAACGGAGGAGCACGAAGGTTGGCTAAGTACGGTCGGACATCGTACGGTTAGTGCAATGGCATAAGCCAGCTTAACTGCGAGACAGACACGTCGAGCAGGTACGAAAGTAGGTCATAGTGATCCGGTGGTTCTGTATGGAAGGGCCATCGCTCAACGGATAAAAGGTACTCCGGGGATAACAGGCTGATACCGCCCAAGAGTTCATATCGACGGCGGTGTTTGGCACCTCGATGTCGGCTCATCACATCCTGGGGCTGAAGTCGGTCCCAAGGGTATGGCTGTTCGCCATTTAAAGTGGTACGCGAGCTGGGTTTAGAACGTCGTGAGACAGTTCGGTCCCTATCTGCCGTGGGCGTTTGAGAATTGAAGAGGGCTGCTCCTAGTACGAGAGGACCGGAGTGGACGAACCGCTGGTGTTCGGGTTGTTATGCCAATAGCATTGCCCGGTAGCTACGTTCGGAACTGATAACCGCTGAAAGCATCTAAGCGGGAAGCAGGCTTTGAGATGAGTTCTCACTGGAGCTTTAAGCTCCCTAAAGGGTCGTTGGAGACTACAACGTTGATAGGTTGGGTGTGGAAGTGCTGCGAGGCATTGAGCTAACCAATACTAATTACCCGTGAGGCTTAACCATACAACACCCAAGTGGTTTTGTTGTATGAAGTTTGACACAGTGTAGGAATACACACATCACGCATGACAATAGTGTGAATAAGAGATAGATAAGCTAACAGTTAAAAGCTGTCAGCTATCAGTAAAACGAGTATTTTTAACTCTTAACAGAGTTCAGCTTTCTAAGATTATTACTTGTTAATCATTTACGAAGGTAAGTGACGAATTGACAAAGCAGCAAATGAGCGAGAAACGAAGTTGAGTTTACTCAATGAGTATCAGAGCGATTGTAGCAATGGCGTCAATTTGGTAATTAACAAGAAAATTTTTGTCTAGCGACAATAGCGACATGGCCCCACCTGATCCCATTCCGAACTCAGAAGTGAAACGTGTTAGCGCCGATGGTAGTGTGGGAGTTCCCATGTGAGAGTAGGACATTGCTAGACTTCTTTTCAGAATACCCAGCTTATGCTGGGTTTTCGACCCTGTGGAGGGGTTCCCGAGTGGCCAAAGGGATCAGACTGTAAATCTGACGGCTCAGCCTTCGGTGGTTCGAATCCACCTCCCTCCACCATCATTCTAAAACCCGTAGCTCATGCTACGGGTTTTTTCGTTATGTTCTTTAAAAAATTTTCCATAATTTAGTGCTTTCTGCGACTATTGGTCACTTATTGATCTGTCAAAGTTACATATTAGATACAATTATCCTACTATTTTGTATTGTTGTGTGAAGATAAAAGGAGGAAAATCAATTTATTAGTATCTATTGTTTTAGGTTAAGTAATTGTGATCTAAATGAAATTTACGAATTATGAATTAAGGAACACCATCATGAAAGAAGTACTAATTATTGAAGATGATCAATTGGTGTCTCTTACTTTGAAAAGCCAATTAGAACGTAAAGGCTTCGCTGTTAATCAAGTGTTCAATGGTTCGACAGCATTGCGGAAAGTTATTAATACTTTTCCTGATCTGATTTTATTAGATATAGGCTTGCCTGATATCAATGGTTACGAGGTGTGTAAACAACTTAGAGAATTTTATCAACGACCGATTATTTTCATTACCAGCGATGAAGATTCATTAGCAGAAATCAAATGCTTTGAAGTTGGCGCTGATGATTTCGTGTTAAAAACAGCACCCTTTGAAGTGCTATATCAACGTATAAAACGCTTAGGCGTTCGACCTACTAATTATCAACCTGATGATATTTTAGAGTTTGGTGAGCTTAAGTTTATTCCGGCGTCAACAGATTGCTTTTATCAAAAAAAAGCTTTGGGCTTAACACAGGAAGAATATGAGTTGTTCTACTTTATTGCCACTAAGCATAACAGTGTGGTGTCTAGGCAAATTATTCTGAAAGTGTTGAAAGGAGCTGATTATGACGGTATTGACCGTTCTATTGATATTAAAGTCGCTCGTATCAGAAATAAATTAAAAACGGTTGGTTTACCGGCAAATATTATTCAATCTGTTCGCTCTATAGGGTACCAGGTGTGTTTTTCAATAGTTTCTGAATCTGAAATCGTCACCTAACTTTGCTTATAAATGGCTGGCCGAGTAAGATAATAAATAAGTATTAAGTTCCTCAATAATCTGAAAATATCAATAATCTTTATGTTGGTGTTTTTTGAGATTGACCATGATTAATTTCATTAACAACTCATAAGCAATGCGACGGTTTATTAATGGTTCGGTGGTATTGTTAATGCTCTAGAATAACTACTATCATTGCACTGGAGCCGTCTATACTGTATTCTGCACCGCCGTTTGACATTGGCTCAAACCCCAGCGAGAAGAGTATATTCTATGAGTTTTACCGATTTAGGTTTATCTGCCCCAATTCAAAAAGCTATAGCGGAAAAAGGTTACGATACACCATCGCCTATTCAAGCTCAGGCTATTCCTGCGGTACTCGCTGGTAGAGACGTCATGGCAGCTGCGCAAACGGGCACAGGTAAAACAGCAGGCTTTACCTTACCTATTCTCGAATTGCTTTCAAATGGCGAGAAAGCACGCCCCAATCAAGCGCGAACACTCATTATTACGCCAACACGTGAACTTGCTGCTCAGATAGCTGAAAATGTCGAAATGTATGGTAAGCACTTAGACCTTAAATCAACGGTAGTATTTGGTGGGGTTAAAATTAATCCGCAAATGCTACGCTTACGTCAAGGTGTTGATATTCTTGTTGCTACACCAGGACGGTTATTAGATTTATATAATCAAAATGCTGTACGTTTTAATCAATTAGAAATTTTAGTACTTGATGAAGCTGATCGTATGTTAGATATGGGCTTTCTACGTGATATTAAGAAAATTTTATCCTTATTACCAAAAAAACGCCAAACACTACTTTTCTCAGCAACATTTTCACCAGATATTCGTGAGCTAGCGAAAGGAATTGTTAATGACCCCGTAGAGATTTCAATCAGCCCGAAAAATACCACGGCAGAAACGGTTGAGCAGTTAATCTATTCAGTAGATAAAAATAAGAAAGCGCCATTACTGACACATTTGATTAAAACTAATGATTGGCGACAAGTTATCGTTTTTATGAAAACTAAGCATGGCGCAAATAAATTAACCAAACAACTTGATGCTGCTGATATTAGAGCTGCTGCTATTCATGGCAATAAAAGCCAAGGGGCAAGAACAAAAGCATTAGCACAATTTAAAGAAGGTACTATCAATGTACTGGTAGCAACAGATATTGCTGCTCGTGGTATCGATATTGATCAACTACCTCAAGTGGTTAACTTTGAATTACCGAATGTACCAGAAGATTATGTACATCGTATTGGTCGTACGGGCCGAGCTGGTGCAAGTGGTCATGCGGTATCATTAGTCTGTGCGGACGAAATCGATCTATTGAATGACGTTGAACATGTGATTCAAACCCATTTACCGAGAGAAATAGTTGCTGGTTTTGAGCCACTCAATGCTTTACCAGAATCACGTAAATTACGCCCATTAAAAGCAAAAAAACCGAAGAAGTTCAAAACGGACAAACCTGAACATAAAGATGGTCAACGCTCAGGTGATAATGCACGTGGTCATAAGCCAACCGGTAAAAATAGACGTCATACGGGTAACAATACTAGTGCTAATCCGTATGGGAATAGTGATGGTAATAACGCTAGCAGACGTCGTATTAAACCAGCTGCAAGCAAATAACTAACAATTAAATATACGGCCGGTGATTTTTAATTAGTAAAAGGCCATATTGGGATTAATTAAAGCAAATTATTGTTGTGCTAATAATTTATCAAGGTTGTTGGCAAAGGCTTGTCGATCTGCTTGGCTAATTGGTGGCGCGCCACCGGTCTCAATACCACTAGAGCGCAAAGTATCCATAAAATCACGCATATTAAGACGTTGACGAATATTGCTCTCGGTGTAAAGTTCTCCTCTAGGGTTTAGCGCTAAGCAACCTTTTTCGACAACTTCTGCGGCTAATGGGATATCTGCGGTGATGACTAAGTCATTAGGCTCGGCGCGTTTAACAATTTCATTGTCAGCGACATCAAAGCCAGCACTCACTTGTACAAAGCTGATAACTTTAGAAGGTGGCACTTTTAAATAATGGTTAGCCAGTAATGTTGTGACTGTTTGTGTACGTTCAGCGGCTCTAAATAATATTTCTTTAATGACTACGGGACAGGCATCGGCATCAACCCAAATTTTCATGCTTTCTCTTTAAATTTTAACTATGACTTAACTGGTGGTAATGTACCTTTAAATAATCGCTATTGTAAGTTTTGTTAAAGGTTAATTAGATTGTAACAATTATTTATAAACAGGAAATGTAATGAATCAACCACAGCGTGATATAACTTTAAGATTTTTGGCTGAGCCTCAAGATGTAAATTTTGGTGGTAAAGTTCACGGTGGTGCCGTCATGAAATGGATCGATTTAGCTGCTTATGCTTGTGCCGCTGGTTGGAGTGGTCGTTATTGTGTTACCGCTTATGCAGGTGGTATCCGTTTTATTGCCCCGATCCACGTTGGTAGCTTAGTAGAAGTTGAAGCAAAGGTTATTTATACCGGTAAATCTTCAATGCATATAGCTTTGGAAGTGAATGCTTGTGATCCTAAATCGTTAAATCGTCGATTAACCACACACTGCATTGTTATTATGGTTGCTGTTGATCAAAATGGTCAATCTGAACGCGTTCCTGAGTGGGTTCCACAGTCAGAAGCAGATAAAAAGCAGCATGAAAGTGCAAGAAAATTAATGGAAATGCGTAAACAGATCGGCGAAGAGATGCAAATTTTTGTAGAATAGCGCCTTATTTAAAAATAAATTTCAGCAGGACTTCATGTGTTAGAGCCAGAAAAAGTTAAGCAAATATTACAAATGGATGATGCGCAACGCGCTGTTTATTTTGTTAATGAGACCGTCACTCAAAATCAGTTATGGATTTTAACTGATGAACATGGTTGTGTGATGCTCAATACTGAAGAAGAAGATTGTGTGCCAGTTTGGCCGAATGAAGAGTTCGCCCAAGCTTGGGTTACTGATCAATGGCAGAATTGTCAGCCTGAAGCTATTTCTTTGAATAAGTGGTTTAGCCGATGGACACATGGTCTTGCAGACGACGAACTCGCCATTGTAGTCTTTCCAAGCCAAGATGAACAAGGGCTCGTTTATTATCCCGATGAACTTGAGCATGAGCTTAAGCAACATTCAGTTAAAAAGCGATAATTTGTCATGAGTTTTTCTTCCTTAGCACTAGATAAATCACTTACCGATGCCGTGAAAGCTTTAGGCTATGAACAGCCAACACCGATTCAACAACAAGCGATTCCGGCTATTTTAGCTAATAAAGATATTATGGCAGGGGCACAAACAGGTACTGGTAAAACGGCCGCCTTTGCTTTACCTATTCTTCAACGCCTAAGTGAGAATATCCCTGCACAAAGACCGATCAGAGCCTTGGTATTAACACCAACCCGTGAGCTTGCTCAGCAAGTGTATAAAAGTTTTGTTAGCTATGCTGAAAATACCGAGCTAAATATTGCTGTTGCTTATGGCGGCGTAAGTATTAAACCGCAAATTGAAGCAATTGAAAAAGGCGTTGATGTATTAATTGCCACGCCTGGACGATTATTAGATCATATTATTAACGGCAGTGTGTTATTGATCCATCTAGAAACTATTGTCTTTGATGAAGCTGATAGAATGTTAGATATGGGCTTTAAAGATGAAATTGATCGTATTCTTAATCGTTTACCGCCAAAACGTCAGACTTTGCTGTTTTCTGCAACGTTCGACGATGCTATTTTTAAACTCAGTAAAACTTTACTTAATGAACCAGAACTTATTGAAGTAAGCGAACGCAATACAGCTGCCACACAAGTCGAACAAATTGTTTATACCGTTGATAGTGACCGTAAACGTGAGTTAACCTCGTTCTTAATTGGCTCCAAGAACTGGCAACAAGTGCTTATTTTTACCCGCACCAAACAAGGTGCAGATGAGCTTGCGAAAGAAATGTCGAAGGATGGTATTAAAACCCAATCTATCCATGGTGATAAATCGCAAGGTGCGCGAGATAAAGCTTTAGCTGAATTTAAAGCAGGAAAAACACGAGCGTTAGTCGCCACCGATGTTGCTGCTCGTGGCATCGATATCCATGATTTACGCTATGTCATTAATTACGAATTGCCTTATATTGCTGAAGACTATATTCATCGCATTGGCCGAACAGGTCGAGCGGGCAATGAAGGTTTAGCTATTTCATTAATGAGCCCGTCTGAAAATTGGTTATTAGAAGCGGTTGAAAAAGTATTAGATACACGTTTAATGCAACAATGGCTGCCAGGTTATGAACCCGATTTAACGAAAACCGATGTTCCAGCACGCAAAAACACTTTAGGGCGACAAAAAAAGCACGGTCGTCAACAAGCCTTTGGTGATAAAAACAAAAGTAAGCCGAGTAATAAACATCGTCGACATTAATAAAAAATAGCTTAATTAAAGATGAAAAGCCGAACTAGTTAAAGCTTCGGTTTTTTTGTATTACTTGATATTTAAAGGCTAAACAGATAGGCCACTTCAGCAAAAAATTATCACTATTAATTTAATATTTACTGCTGACTATCATGACTGGTACGCTGGTGAGGTGACTACCCACTTAATTCTGGCGGCGTTGCTTTATTTTTTACCACTATCTTGTAGTGCGTTCCTTCCTCAAATGTTGCAGAGAAACTATTGAAACTGATACTAGTAATACTGTTACTGTGAATACGGAAATAAGCTTTATTATTTTTGTTATACGAGTCCTTAAAATATGCTTTTAAAAGGTACTTTCACGATTGTTTGTTTCAAGGTATAAATAATATCGGAAAGTTGAGGTTTATTAGTCATAAATTTTCAGTCGTAAATGTAAAAATTAATATCAGTACGTGGTTAGTGCTAGCCAATAAAGTAGAAATTTGCTTAAGTAGCATAGTGGTTTAATTTTCGAGTTGCATGAGATGTTAAAACCAAATAATAAAGTTAACTAACGATAAATATAGCCAGAGCATAAGGATAGACAATGCGCAGTGATGAAATAGATTATCAAATTATCGGAAATTCAATGCAGTTAGTTGAAGTAACCTTAGATCAGGGAGAGACCGTTGTCGCCGAGGCCGGTGCGATGAATTATATGGAAGATGGTATAGAATTTGAAACAAAGATGGGGGATGGCTCAAATGCCACCCAAGGCATCATGGGGAAGTTGTTTTCTGCGGGTAAACGCATGTTGACCGGAGAGTCAGTGTTTATGACCCATTTTTCTAATCAACATCCACAACGTCGTACTGTTGCTTTCGCAGCACCGTATCCAGGTTCGATTATTAGCATAAATCTCGCTGATATTGGCGGCGGTGTTACTTGTCAAAAAGATGCTTTTCTTTGTGCCGCTTTGGGAACTAAAATAGATATCACCTTTAGTAAACGTTTAGGCAGTGGTTTTTTTGGTGGTGAAGGCTTTATTTTAGAGCGTTTAGAAGGTGACGGCTTAGCATTTTTACATGCCGGTGGTACGATTATCGAAAAGGAACTGAATGGTGAAGTATTACGCGTTGATACCGGTTGCTTAGTGGGCTTTAGTGATGGTATTGATTACGACATTGAATTAACTAAAGGCCTAAAAAGTATGCTCTTTGGTGGCGAAGGTTTGTTTATTGCCACGCTTTCTGGCCATGGTAAAGTCTGGCTGCAAAGTTTACCTTTCTCTCGCTTAGCGGATCGGGTTATTCAGCATGCTCCTATACATGGTGGTTCAAGTCAGGGGGAGTAATTATTTTTAGCTATACAGTCGCTTGATATTATACCTAACAGCGTTAATAAGTGCTGTTAGGTATTAGATTAAATGCCAAACCTGTGTAGATTGGAGGCTCTTTTACGTACGCTATCACTGTAGGTGATATCGTCGATACTTTGTCTGATATCTTTGTTAACGGTCGCCCATAAATAATAACTTGTTCGGTAACTCTGCCGACGATCTTAGAGCCATTTACTTGATTCACTTTGTGGTGTAAATGCAGAGGTCTAGCGCAACCATTATGGCCTAAGCGATCAATATTTCCTTTAGTATAATCTGAATATACATTGCCAGATCGCCATTGTTGTAATACACCGTGACTTGCCGAGCGAGTCGGTGCACATTTACCATCGGTTGCTCTTGTTCGAAAACGTTATCATCAACATCAGGCGCGCACATAAATAGATGTTGAAATAACTGGGGTAAATACTTTTGGTCATTAAGTTTAATTAATGCAGTAAGTGCATGCTGTAAAACATAATTGCCCATAGAATGACACAGTAAATGTAGCTGTTGAGCGCATTATTTTAATGCTATATCGTCATGATCTGGTCTCAGTGTTATCAGAAAATCACGCAACTTTAAAAAGCCACGTGCTACAGCGATACTTGAACCTTCAGCATCGCTGCGATCAGATAAATAAGCTTTGTTTTTCATCATAGCGCCATTCGAAGGCCAAGGGAAAAGAAAGACACTCGTATTTTTTAAGTCCTTATTATCGTAAGAATGACGATTTAGCATTAACTCTAACGCCATCGCTTCAAACCAATCGCATTAAAACCATGGATGAAAACTAATACCAATTTTACTAAGTTTCTTCTCACTCAGTGAACAAACTTAATAGACTTGGTATAAAATTCCTGACCATAGCTTTTTGGTGACCAACGTTGGCCAATATGGTTTCTGTTTGTCGCGTACTAGATTTATCTTGAGGTGAGTCGTTGGAAAAACTTACTCATCAGACTTTTCTGTGCTTGTTGCAGGGCAATATCATCATAATTAACACTTAATATTTTAATACGTATCGAATAGGTTGCGCCGTGACCCCAAGGCCACCAAAGAATTGCGAGTGCTGGTGTATCTACTGTAGCTGGCCGGGTAAATATCAATTGCTCTTTAGTCAGTTTTGCTAACTCCCCAAGCTCATCTTTAATCGCTTGTGGTGACTTTTTAATGTTTTTATTACTCCATTCTTCAGTAAATAATTGTCGCAATATAAGTAAAATCTGGTCTTTTTTTTCCCAGGAAAATTCAGTAAGTAACGTTGACAATTTATCATCCCAACGCCAAGTTAATTCATCGCCCAACGGTGATGTTATCGTATTAAATATGATGTCTTGCTCTGGCTTATATGACACGATAAATCCTTATAGATAAGTTGGTTAGGTCGATATTTTAAAATTATTTACTTGTTACGATTTGTCAGTAATTTCTGTTAAGTTAAATTTATTGATACACTTTTGACAAATACATGATTTTCTAGAGAGTTCTTTTGGTACCCGCATCAGTAATTCGGGTTTAATATTACTGCTGACACACCAACATGGCTCAGTACCTTTGACGCCACACAGGTTATTTGCATGACATAATGGGCAGAGGTTGTCATTAATTACTGTGGTCAAAATAACTCACTTCCATACTGTAGGTTTGTTCATTTTAGTGTAACTCAGTTGCTAATTCGGATAAATCATCATTTAGGCATCAATAACTAGAAAATGTAAACATGGTTACAATTTGTTGCAACATCCGTTGATAACGTTAACAGTTTTTTTTATTCAATTGATTAAAATACGGCCTCTTTTTTAGCTACATAGGATGCAAGATGCAACCTTCACTTGAGCCAACAGGGTCAATAAAAGAAGTTACCATTATTTATTATGGTGAATTATCTTTGCAATTACAGCATAGTGTTGAACACTTTGTGCAATTAGAAAATGGCCGAGTGATCATTCCTGAGAGTTATAAGCAAGATAAGTCAATTATTGCTGTTTGTGACGGCAAAGTGAATATTCTTAATAAGTTTGGAGAGCGTATAGAGTTTACGCCTTGCCATAGTAAGGTTATATAGCGCTTAGCTAAGTTATTGTTTTCTCTTGTTTTTAGTATCATATATTGATAATTATCATACCTCTGCCTTGACCCTAAACAACTAAATCCGTTACTGTTGCTGTAGTTATCTTTATGAAAGTACAGTAAATTTATGGTTAATGTTGATGTAATGCAAATGGTTGCCGCGGCGCCAAATGAAATCAGTAAGCTATTACTCGATCATCAGCAATTGCATCGTTTTTTTGATGCAAAATTTGCTGTTGCAAAAACGGCTGATGATGGAGAGCCCGCTGGTGGCAAAGGGGCAATTCGTAATGTTAGTGTTGCTGGAGTGAAATTTTCAGAACAAGTATTGTTTACTAGCTCAAATCAAATACGTTATGCCATTGTCGGAGATAAACCATTAAGCAACCACCAAGGCAATATTTACCTGACGGCGCAAACCCCAACACAAACTTCTGTACGTTATACTATTGTTTGCAATGGACCTAAATGGTTACCAGAAAAATGGGTCGAATTTTTCTTGGCACAAGCAATGAAAAAAGCTTTAGTTAAGATCAATCAATATTTTTTATTGCATAAAAATAGGCGAACCGTGTGATCAAACCCCAATATTTGCTGGCTATCGATCAAGGTACAACAAGTAGTCGAGCCATTATTTTTACTATTGCTGGCGAGCTTATTGCCAGTGCATCAGAAGAGTTTGCGCAAATCTATCCTCATGATGGTTGGGTAGAACATGATCCACAAGTTATTT includes the following:
- a CDS encoding TIGR02922 family protein, with product MQPSLEPTGSIKEVTIIYYGELSLQLQHSVEHFVQLENGRVIIPESYKQDKSIIAVCDGKVNILNKFGERIEFTPCHSKVI
- a CDS encoding acyl-CoA thioesterase, which encodes MNQPQRDITLRFLAEPQDVNFGGKVHGGAVMKWIDLAAYACAAGWSGRYCVTAYAGGIRFIAPIHVGSLVEVEAKVIYTGKSSMHIALEVNACDPKSLNRRLTTHCIVIMVAVDQNGQSERVPEWVPQSEADKKQHESARKLMEMRKQIGEEMQIFVE
- a CDS encoding cysteine-rich CWC family protein, whose translation is MTTVINDNLCPLCHANNLCGVKGTEPCWCVSSNIKPELLMRVPKELSRKSCICQKCINKFNLTEITDKS
- a CDS encoding response regulator transcription factor, with product MKEVLIIEDDQLVSLTLKSQLERKGFAVNQVFNGSTALRKVINTFPDLILLDIGLPDINGYEVCKQLREFYQRPIIFITSDEDSLAEIKCFEVGADDFVLKTAPFEVLYQRIKRLGVRPTNYQPDDILEFGELKFIPASTDCFYQKKALGLTQEEYELFYFIATKHNSVVSRQIILKVLKGADYDGIDRSIDIKVARIRNKLKTVGLPANIIQSVRSIGYQVCFSIVSESEIVT
- a CDS encoding DEAD/DEAH box helicase produces the protein MSFTDLGLSAPIQKAIAEKGYDTPSPIQAQAIPAVLAGRDVMAAAQTGTGKTAGFTLPILELLSNGEKARPNQARTLIITPTRELAAQIAENVEMYGKHLDLKSTVVFGGVKINPQMLRLRQGVDILVATPGRLLDLYNQNAVRFNQLEILVLDEADRMLDMGFLRDIKKILSLLPKKRQTLLFSATFSPDIRELAKGIVNDPVEISISPKNTTAETVEQLIYSVDKNKKAPLLTHLIKTNDWRQVIVFMKTKHGANKLTKQLDAADIRAAAIHGNKSQGARTKALAQFKEGTINVLVATDIAARGIDIDQLPQVVNFELPNVPEDYVHRIGRTGRAGASGHAVSLVCADEIDLLNDVEHVIQTHLPREIVAGFEPLNALPESRKLRPLKAKKPKKFKTDKPEHKDGQRSGDNARGHKPTGKNRRHTGNNTSANPYGNSDGNNASRRRIKPAASK
- a CDS encoding DEAD/DEAH box helicase is translated as MSFSSLALDKSLTDAVKALGYEQPTPIQQQAIPAILANKDIMAGAQTGTGKTAAFALPILQRLSENIPAQRPIRALVLTPTRELAQQVYKSFVSYAENTELNIAVAYGGVSIKPQIEAIEKGVDVLIATPGRLLDHIINGSVLLIHLETIVFDEADRMLDMGFKDEIDRILNRLPPKRQTLLFSATFDDAIFKLSKTLLNEPELIEVSERNTAATQVEQIVYTVDSDRKRELTSFLIGSKNWQQVLIFTRTKQGADELAKEMSKDGIKTQSIHGDKSQGARDKALAEFKAGKTRALVATDVAARGIDIHDLRYVINYELPYIAEDYIHRIGRTGRAGNEGLAISLMSPSENWLLEAVEKVLDTRLMQQWLPGYEPDLTKTDVPARKNTLGRQKKHGRQQAFGDKNKSKPSNKHRRH
- a CDS encoding TIGR00266 family protein, with protein sequence MRSDEIDYQIIGNSMQLVEVTLDQGETVVAEAGAMNYMEDGIEFETKMGDGSNATQGIMGKLFSAGKRMLTGESVFMTHFSNQHPQRRTVAFAAPYPGSIISINLADIGGGVTCQKDAFLCAALGTKIDITFSKRLGSGFFGGEGFILERLEGDGLAFLHAGGTIIEKELNGEVLRVDTGCLVGFSDGIDYDIELTKGLKSMLFGGEGLFIATLSGHGKVWLQSLPFSRLADRVIQHAPIHGGSSQGE
- a CDS encoding SRPBCC family protein, encoding MVNVDVMQMVAAAPNEISKLLLDHQQLHRFFDAKFAVAKTADDGEPAGGKGAIRNVSVAGVKFSEQVLFTSSNQIRYAIVGDKPLSNHQGNIYLTAQTPTQTSVRYTIVCNGPKWLPEKWVEFFLAQAMKKALVKINQYFLLHKNRRTV
- a CDS encoding YaiI/YqxD family protein — translated: MKIWVDADACPVVIKEILFRAAERTQTVTTLLANHYLKVPPSKVISFVQVSAGFDVADNEIVKRAEPNDLVITADIPLAAEVVEKGCLALNPRGELYTESNIRQRLNMRDFMDTLRSSGIETGGAPPISQADRQAFANNLDKLLAQQ
- a CDS encoding DUF2750 domain-containing protein, producing MDDAQRAVYFVNETVTQNQLWILTDEHGCVMLNTEEEDCVPVWPNEEFAQAWVTDQWQNCQPEAISLNKWFSRWTHGLADDELAIVVFPSQDEQGLVYYPDELEHELKQHSVKKR